In Myotis daubentonii chromosome 10, mMyoDau2.1, whole genome shotgun sequence, one genomic interval encodes:
- the VSTM2A gene encoding V-set and transmembrane domain-containing protein 2A isoform X1, giving the protein MMGIFLACVGFAFSVFYVQPGLSSQAKFTEFPRNVTATEGQNVEMSCAFQSGSASVYLEIQWWFLRGPEGLEPPAEVAGAQVELLPDRDPDNDGTKISTVKVQGNDISHKLQISKVRKKDEGLYECRVTDANYGALQEHKAQAYLKVNANSHARRMQAFEASPMWLQDIKPRKNVSAAAPSSVHSSANQRMPSTSSPQAVAKIPKQSPQSGMETTFEPFILPLTQPSPGRWVKESSQVYA; this is encoded by the exons atgatGGGGATCTTTCTGGCGTGTGTCGGATTTGCCTTTTCTGTGTTCTACGTGCAGCCGGGGCTTTCTTCCCAAG CAAAATTCACTGAGTTTCCACGCAACGTGACGGCCACCGAGGGGCAGAATGTGGAGATGTCGTGCGCTTTCCAGAGCGGCTCGGCCTCGGTGTACCTGGAGATCCAGTGGTGGTTCCTGCGGGGCCCCGAGGGCCTGGAGCCCCCGGCCGAGGTGGCCGGCGCTCAG GTAGAGCTGCTGCCCGACCGAGACCCCGACAACGACGGGACCAAGATCAGC ACAGTGAAAGTCCAAGGCAATGACATCTCCCACAAGCTTCAGATTTCCAAGGTGAGGAAAAAGGACGAAGGCTTGTACGAGTGCAGGGTGACGGACGCCAACTACGGAGCGCTGCAGGAACACAAGGCCCAGGCCTACCTGAAGGTCAACGCCAACAGCCACGCGCGCAGGATGCAGGCCTTCGAAGCCTCGCCCATGTGGCTGCAAGACATAAAGCCTCGCAAGAATGTCTCGGCCGCCGCCCCCAGCAGCGTCCACAGCTCCGCCAACCAGCGAATGCCCTCCACCTCCAGTCCGCAAGCGGTAGCCAAAATCCCCAAACAAAGCCCACAATCAGGTATGGAAACCACTTTTGAGCCTTTCATTTTGCCACTCACACAACCCTCCCCCGGACGATGGGTCAAGGAGAGTAGCCAGGTGTATGCGTGA